The window aatagtgcttcccacccaatgaaggtgttttggaaggaccccaaacatcagagtgtacataatccaaaatgcctttagtattatggatcgctgtaccaaatttaacccttgtctgtttccctttaacacaatgctcacaaaactccaagttgcaagcctttactccttttaacaatccttgatctgatagagttttcaaggattttcctccagcatgtcccaagcgcatgtgccatagcttggttgcttttgcctctttgtcgtcactggatgttactgtcgctgtcccaataactgtactgccacgatagcggtacatattattattcttccgattagccttcattaccactagtgcaccggagcatactctcatcactctattttctgcaatgattttgaacccttttgattctagggctcccacagagatgagattcttcttcaaatccggtacatatcgaacatctatcaatgttctgatcattccatcatggttccttaatcgtattgaaccaatgccatatgaggtaagagggctgttatccgctgtgtggatgactccatattctccttcttgaaattccacgaaccagtccctgttgggacacatatgatagctacaagccgagtccatcaaccatatgtctgatgatgttgatgactctgttgtaactaatgagaagtctgaatcatcacaatcagctacatttgaatccataatagcctttccattgttatgtttggccttattcttcaacttcggacagtctttcttccagtgccctttttctcgacaaaaggcacattcatctttgctgggtctggatcttgacttggatcttcccttctttgtcctcgtttgattttgaggacgacccctcacaaacagtgcttctccttctccgcccttctgtttttctcgctttctttgttcatagctgtacaaagctgaacaaacttctctgagagaaatttcgtcatttccatggagtagagtagtttcaaggtgctcgtactcatcaggaagtgacgccaacaacattaaggccaagtcaccatcatcataagttgtatccatattttgcaaatctgtgaccaacttattgaaactggtgatatgttcattcatcgtggtaccaggaacataggtgaagtgaaacagtctcttcttcatgtacaatttattttgactgtttttcttcaaaaatttatcctccagtgttttccataatttacttgcagaagtttcctttgtgtatggatatttctgctctctagcaaggtaggatcgaatggtaccgcaagcaacacggttgataattctccaatcttcttctccaataacatctggtttcttttcttcaatggccagatctagcccttgttgaaaaaagacatctagaacctcgccttgccacatcccaaaatgtccggacccgtcaaaaatttctaccgcaaatttcgcatttgacacaattcttgtcataagcgaagatgccaatgatgacgtattgttgacacttgatgtagattcttcttgtttattgtctcccatatttgacacaaatattatttaatagctgacgacacaaatcaagattatttcctttctgatgtagaagatcagactaaactgcaactacagagcatactcagacagaaccttgactcagttaccaagataaatcttttctgatgtggaagatcagactatgctgcaaccacagagcatacttagacagtaccttggctctgataccaattgttgcggaagccaaatgtatatagtgtgaataagtcacaactactataccaaaaattatgacagccaccaaataataaataagacaataaaacaacaataaaggaaacaccagaatttacgaggttcggctaattttgcctactcctcggacacaaccaatattttattccactccaaaaatacaagtgaaataatactaaagagagaagatacaaatgccttaaacagatgagaaggcaaatgagaggtgtgtctcaatcctaaacattaggccttcttttataggggaaaaatcccctccaaacttaactcccaaccaatgtgggactttggcattttgccaaacttcaacagttATTCTTATCGATCAAGACATCATTAGTTTTAGGCAAGAGCGGAAAAAAGACAGTTATTCTTATGTTTTTGTCAGTGCATACCACAGGATCAGAATGGTTTCCTGAGCAGAGAGCAAAGCGTAGGCGAGGATCTGGATGCTCTAATGCATATCCCTTTCGTGCATCTCCAGCTTTAAATCTTTGTTTCGTAAAGAACAATGATTGAAGCCACTACAGGCAAAATTAACTTCAATAAGCCCAATGAAACCAGACACAAGTCTAACAAATTAATCATTTAAATAATACATATGAAACCAAAGAGGAAATGTGTGACAGTTCTCAAGTAATGAAACACAGGAATTGAATTTAATTACCTGACCAGGACGAGGCAATTGGCATCGTAGTATAGAATTCTGAATCATGTCTACACTTACTGTATTCCCTCCAATATTGTAAGCTGCCTGAAAATTGGAAAGTTCACCGAGTTATAAAGAACCGATTACACAGCAAACTATCACAATAACAATAGAATCTTCTTACCTTAAGAAGTAGAGATGCTCTCTTGAGATTACTTCTTGGAATCCCATGAACCAAAAATGCCTGTAAAAACATATATAATGCTGGCTGGTTCATAATTTTTCACATATTAATGTAAAGCAGGAATACACAGTAAAGCTTACATGCATTACTAGTGCATTGTGGACATTAATCCAAAAGGCTAGTTTCTCTTCATGTCTCATTTCCCTAGGGTCAACTTCTTCCAACTTTGAGACGAGATACCTGCATTGGAAAGTTTAAGACTCGTCATGTCTCAGGCGTAGTTGTTGTTATTGTCGTATCAACACCAAAAGACCAGCAGTAGTCATGCCGATGCACTTAGGCTTTGGTTCACAGGTGCATGCTTTCCAACTCATTTTAAATAGACAATTTGTAAAGATTTGTGTAATGGATAACTTAGAGTATCTAATCCGAATGTAATTTAAGAAAGCTCTATACGACATAATCATAAACTGCTTAGATTGATCCATAGGCTCACAACACAGAGAGATAGTGTTGTGACTATCTCGACACAGCCCTTGTAACTGTAAACTGAATCTACAAATggaaatattaggcttacctaaaTTGTTTTAGTGCGTGTTCTGCAGCATTTAAGCTCTGACTATCTCGACACAGCCCTTGCACCTCAACCATTCTAGCAAAACATCCGCTAAATCTCTTCGACTCTTCAATGTGGAACGGATAGTTTGACGATGAATCAGAAGACGAATTTTCTCTGCATTGCTGACCCTGCACATCGGCCTGAGCTTGAGGAAATGATTCCAGCGTTGATGATGAGACTGATATGGGAGATGAGCTTAAATCATGGCCAAAGAAAGGCGGATCAGCAAGCTGACAATATATGGCTGAAATGCACTTGATCATTTCTTCAGATAACTGGCTTGGCGATTTATGATAATGATTAGAACAACTTGTAACAATATACTCCGTGAGACTCCTATTTGAAGTTGATGGCTGAGCATGCTGGTTGCAACATGATAAAATTTCCATTAGTGATTACTCTACAGATCATATTAAAAAATCTTAGTTCATGTATTCTGTGCAGAGTGGTAAgtgaaataaaacaaaattaagatGTATAATCTGGTTAGCAGCAAGATAGTTAATCcaaaattaaagaaggaaaaggtgACATCTTAATACCCTCTAATTCAAAATGACACCTCGGATAAATAGGTTGTTATACACCAGTTCCAGCCAGTGGCGGAGCTAGGATTTTCACTAAGGGATCAACTGAAGAAGCCAATGGGTGTCAATATGTAGTGTat of the Nicotiana tabacum cultivar K326 chromosome 7, ASM71507v2, whole genome shotgun sequence genome contains:
- the LOC107779471 gene encoding uncharacterized protein LOC107779471 isoform X9; this encodes MEVKASEYNQSPVRQMEEEKHSEFCKSSFHFDLPAHEDLIREIALLELDIMYLEKYLLSMYRKTFSKRLESLSMNDERKFSEVKEQNGKSKENQMTSTSPILPNLSNPIKECDGAQTLVDSTILRCHSSLSHAAFSFRASPSVAALAEAVDSYHSLPLSMLEHAQPSTSNRSLTEYIVTSCSNHYHKSPSQLSEEMIKCISAIYCQLADPPFFGHDLSSSPISVSSSTLESFPQAQADVQGQQCRENSSSDSSSNYPFHIEESKRFSGCFARMVEVQGLCRDSQSLNAAEHALKQFRYLVSKLEEVDPREMRHEEKLAFWINVHNALVMHAFLVHGIPRSNLKRASLLLKAAYNIGGNTVSVDMIQNSILRCQLPRPGQWLQSLFFTKQRFKAGDARKGYALEHPDPRLRFALCSGNHSDPVVCTDKNIRITVFFPLLPKTNDVLIDKNNC
- the LOC107779471 gene encoding uncharacterized protein LOC107779471 isoform X6, whose protein sequence is MEVKASEYNQSPAVRQMEEEKHSEFCKSSFHFDLPAHEDLIREIALLELDIMYLEKYLLSMYRKTFSKRLESLSMNDERKFSEVKEQNGKSKENQMTSTSPILPNLSNPIKECDGAQTLVDSTILRCHSSLSHAAFSFRASPSVAALAEAVDSYHSLPLSMLEHAQPSTSNRSLTEYIVTSCSNHYHKSPSQLSEEMIKCISAIYCQLADPPFFGHDLSSSPISVSSSTLESFPQAQADVQGQQCRENSSSDSSSNYPFHIEESKRFSGCFARMVEVQGLCRDSQSLNAAEHALKQFRYLVSKLEEVDPREMRHEEKLAFWINVHNALVMHAFLVHGIPRSNLKRASLLLKAAYNIGGNTVSVDMIQNSILRCQLPRPGQWLQSLFFTKQRFKAGDARKGYALEHPDPRLRFALCSGNHSDPVVCTDKNIRITVFFPLLPKTNDVLIDKNNC
- the LOC107779471 gene encoding uncharacterized protein LOC107779471 isoform X2; translated protein: MEVKASEYNQSPVRQMEEEKHSEFCKSSFHFDLDTGLEKNYVEQKKRQLPSHDSSKDEINPAHEDLIREIALLELDIMYLEKYLLSMYRKTFSKRLESLSMNDERKFSEVKEQNGKSKENQMTSTSPILPNLSNPIKECDGAQTLVDSTILRCHSSLSHAAFSFRASPSVAALAEAVDSYHSLPLSMLEHAQPSTSNRSLTEYIVTSCSNHYHKSPSQLSEEMIKCISAIYCQLADPPFFGHDLSSSPISVSSSTLESFPQAQADVQGQQCRENSSSDSSSNYPFHIEESKRFSGCFARMVEVQGLCRDSQSLNAAEHALKQFRYLVSKLEEVDPREMRHEEKLAFWINVHNALVMHAFLVHGIPRSNLKRASLLLKAAYNIGGNTVSVDMIQNSILRCQLPRPGQWLQSLFFTKQRFKAGDARKGYALEHPDPRLRFALCSGNHSDPVVCTDKNIRITVFFPLLPKTNDVLIDKNNC
- the LOC107779471 gene encoding uncharacterized protein LOC107779471 isoform X1; amino-acid sequence: MEVKASEYNQSPAVRQMEEEKHSEFCKSSFHFDLDTGLEKNYVEQKKRQLPSHDSSKDEINPAHEDLIREIALLELDIMYLEKYLLSMYRKTFSKRLESLSMNDERKFSEVKEQNGKSKENQMTSTSPILPNLSNPIKECDGAQTLVDSTILRCHSSLSHAAFSFRASPSVAALAEAVDSYHSLPLSMLEHAQPSTSNRSLTEYIVTSCSNHYHKSPSQLSEEMIKCISAIYCQLADPPFFGHDLSSSPISVSSSTLESFPQAQADVQGQQCRENSSSDSSSNYPFHIEESKRFSGCFARMVEVQGLCRDSQSLNAAEHALKQFRYLVSKLEEVDPREMRHEEKLAFWINVHNALVMHAFLVHGIPRSNLKRASLLLKAAYNIGGNTVSVDMIQNSILRCQLPRPGQWLQSLFFTKQRFKAGDARKGYALEHPDPRLRFALCSGNHSDPVVCTDKNIRITVFFPLLPKTNDVLIDKNNC
- the LOC107779471 gene encoding uncharacterized protein LOC107779471 isoform X3 — its product is MEVKASEYNQSPVRQMEEEKHSEFCKSSFHFDLDTGLEKNYVEQKKRQLPSHDSSKDEINPAHEDLIREIALLELDIMYLEKYLLSMYRKTFSKRLESLSMNDERKFSEVKEQNGKSKENQMTSTSPILPNLSNPIKECDGAQTLVDSTILRCHSSLSHAAFSFRASPSVAALAEAVDSYHSLPLSMLEHAQPSTSNRSLTEYIVTSCSNHYHKSPSQLSEEMIKCISAIYCQLADPPFFGHDLSSSPISVSSSTLESFPQAQADVQGQQCRENSSSDSSSNYPFHIEESKRFSGCFARMVEVQGLCRDSQSLNAAEHALKQFRYLVSKLEEVDPREMRHEEKLAFWINVHNALVMHAFLVHGIPRSNLKRASLLLKAAYNIGGNTVSVDMIQNSILRCQLPRPGQWLQSLFFTKQRFKAGDARKGYALEHPDPRLRFALCSGNHSDPVVCTDKNIRITRGEASKTFGW
- the LOC107779471 gene encoding uncharacterized protein LOC107779471 isoform X11, whose protein sequence is MEVKASEYNQSPVRQMEEEKHSEFCKSSFHFDLPAHEDLIREIALLELDIMYLEKYLLSMYRKTFSKRLESLSMNDERKFSEVKEQNGKSKENQMTSTSPILPNLSNPIKECDGAQTLVDSTILRCHSSLSHAAFSFRASPSVAALAEAVDSYHSLPLSMLEHAQPSTSNRSLTEYIVTSCSNHYHKSPSQLSEEMIKCISAIYCQLADPPFFGHDLSSSPISVSSSTLESFPQAQADVQGQQCRENSSSDSSSNYPFHIEESKRFSGCFARMVEVQGLCRDSQSLNAAEHALKQFRYLVSKLEEVDPREMRHEEKLAFWINVHNALVMHAFLVHGIPRSNLKRASLLLKAAYNIGGNTVSVDMIQNSILRCQLPRPGQWLQSLFFTKQRFKAGDARKGYALEHPDPRLRFALCSGNHSDPVVCTDKNIRITTLKRGEASKTFGW
- the LOC107779471 gene encoding uncharacterized protein LOC107779471 isoform X4, with amino-acid sequence MEVKASEYNQSPAVRQMEEEKHSEFCKSSFHFDLDTGLEKNYVEQKKRQLPSHDSSKDEINPAHEDLIREIALLELDIMYLEKYLLSMYRKTFSKRLESLSMNDERKFSEVKEQNGKSKENQMTSTSPILPNLSNPIKECDGAQTLVDSTILRCHSSLSHAAFSFRASPSVAALAEAVDSYHSLPLSMLEHAQPSTSNRSLTEYIVTSCSNHYHKSPSQLSEEMIKCISAIYCQLADPPFFGHDLSSSPISVSSSTLESFPQAQADVQGQQCRENSSSDSSSNYPFHIEESKRFSGCFARMVEVQGLCRDSQSLNAAEHALKQFRYLVSKLEEVDPREMRHEEKLAFWINVHNALVMHAFLVHGIPRSNLKRASLLLKAAYNIGGNTVSVDMIQNSILRCQLPRPGQWLQSLFFTKQRFKAGDARKGYALEHPDPRLRFALCSGNHSDPVYLIFRR
- the LOC107779471 gene encoding uncharacterized protein LOC107779471 isoform X7 — translated: MEVKASEYNQSPAVRQMEEEKHSEFCKSSFHFDLDTGLEKNYVEQKKRQLPSHDSSKDEINPAHEDLIREIALLELDIMYLEKYLLSMYRKTFSKRLESLSMNDERKFSEVKEQNGKSKENQMTSTSPILPNLSNPIKECDGAQTLVDSTILRCHSSLSHAAFSFRASPSVAALAEAVDSYHSLPLSMLEHAQPSTSNRSLTEYIVTSCSNHYHKSPSQLSEEMIKCISAIYCQLADPPFFGHDLSSSPISVSSSTLESFPQAQADVQGQQCRENSSSDSSSNYPFHIEESKRFSGCFARMVEVQGLCRDSQSLNAAEHALKQFRYLVSKLEEVDPREMRHEEKLAFWINVHNALVMHAFLVHGIPRSNLKRASLLLKAAYNIGGNTVSVDMIQNSILRCQLPRPGQWLQSLFFTKQRFKAGDARKGYALEHPDPRLRFALCSGNHSDPVI
- the LOC107779471 gene encoding uncharacterized protein LOC107779471 isoform X14; translated protein: MEVKASEYNQSPVRQMEEEKHSEFCKSSFHFDLPAHEDLIREIALLELDIMYLEKYLLSMYRKTFSKRLESLSMNDERKFSEVKEQNGKSKENQMTSTSPILPNLSNPIKECDGAQTLVDSTILRCHSSLSHAAFSFRASPSVAALAEAVDSYHSLPLSMLEHAQPSTSNRSLTEYIVTSCSNHYHKSPSQLSEEMIKCISAIYCQLADPPFFGHDLSSSPISVSSSTLESFPQAQADVQGQQCRENSSSDSSSNYPFHIEESKRFSGCFARMVEVQGLCRDSQSLNAAEHALKQFRYLVSKLEEVDPREMRHEEKLAFWINVHNALVMHAFLVHGIPRSNLKRASLLLKAAYNIGGNTVSVDMIQNSILRCQLPRPGQWLQSLFFTKQRFKAGDARKGYALEHPDPRLRFALCSGNHSDPVI
- the LOC107779471 gene encoding uncharacterized protein LOC107779471 isoform X5 — translated: MEVKASEYNQSPVRQMEEEKHSEFCKSSFHFDLDTGLEKNYVEQKKRQLPSHDSSKDEINPAHEDLIREIALLELDIMYLEKYLLSMYRKTFSKRLESLSMNDERKFSEVKEQNGKSKENQMTSTSPILPNLSNPIKECDGAQTLVDSTILRCHSSLSHAAFSFRASPSVAALAEAVDSYHSLPLSMLEHAQPSTSNRSLTEYIVTSCSNHYHKSPSQLSEEMIKCISAIYCQLADPPFFGHDLSSSPISVSSSTLESFPQAQADVQGQQCRENSSSDSSSNYPFHIEESKRFSGCFARMVEVQGLCRDSQSLNAAEHALKQFRYLVSKLEEVDPREMRHEEKLAFWINVHNALVMHAFLVHGIPRSNLKRASLLLKAAYNIGGNTVSVDMIQNSILRCQLPRPGQWLQSLFFTKQRFKAGDARKGYALEHPDPRLRFALCSGNHSDPVYLIFRR
- the LOC107779471 gene encoding uncharacterized protein LOC107779471 isoform X12 — encoded protein: MEVKASEYNQSPVRQMEEEKHSEFCKSSFHFDLPAHEDLIREIALLELDIMYLEKYLLSMYRKTFSKRLESLSMNDERKFSEVKEQNGKSKENQMTSTSPILPNLSNPIKECDGAQTLVDSTILRCHSSLSHAAFSFRASPSVAALAEAVDSYHSLPLSMLEHAQPSTSNRSLTEYIVTSCSNHYHKSPSQLSEEMIKCISAIYCQLADPPFFGHDLSSSPISVSSSTLESFPQAQADVQGQQCRENSSSDSSSNYPFHIEESKRFSGCFARMVEVQGLCRDSQSLNAAEHALKQFRYLVSKLEEVDPREMRHEEKLAFWINVHNALVMHAFLVHGIPRSNLKRASLLLKAAYNIGGNTVSVDMIQNSILRCQLPRPGQWLQSLFFTKQRFKAGDARKGYALEHPDPRLRFALCSGNHSDPVYLIFRR
- the LOC107779471 gene encoding uncharacterized protein LOC107779471 isoform X8 → MEVKASEYNQSPAVRQMEEEKHSEFCKSSFHFDLDTGLEKNYVEQKKRQLPSHDSSKDEINPAHEDLIREIALLELDIMYLEKYLLSMYRKTFSKRLESLSMNDERKFSEVKEQNGKSKENQMTSTSPILPNLSNPIKECDGAQTLVDSTILRCHSSLSHAAFSFRASPSVAALAEAVDSYHSLPLSMLEHAQPSTSNRSLTEYIVTSCSNHYHKSPSQLSEEMIKCISAIYCQLADPPFFGHDLSSSPISVSSSTLESFPQAQADVQGQQCRENSSSDSSSNYPFHIEESKRFSGCFARMVEVQGLCRDSQSLNAAEHALKQFRYLVSKLEEVDPREMRHEEKLAFWINVHNALVMHAFLVHGIPRSNLKRASLLLKAAYNIGGNTVSVDMIQNSILRCQLPRPGQWLQSLFFTKQRFKAGDARKGYALEHPDPRLRFALCSGNHSDPVR
- the LOC107779471 gene encoding uncharacterized protein LOC107779471 isoform X13; its protein translation is MEVKASEYNQSPVRQMEEEKHSEFCKSSFHFDLPAHEDLIREIALLELDIMYLEKYLLSMYRKTFSKRLESLSMNDERKFSEVKEQNGKSKENQMTSTSPILPNLSNPIKECDGAQTLVDSTILRCHSSLSHAAFSFRASPSVAALAEAVDSYHSLPLSMLEHAQPSTSNRSLTEYIVTSCSNHYHKSPSQLSEEMIKCISAIYCQLADPPFFGHDLSSSPISVSSSTLESFPQAQADVQGQQCRENSSSDSSSNYPFHIEESKRFSGCFARMVEVQGLCRDSQSLNAAEHALKQFRYLVSKLEEVDPREMRHEEKLAFWINVHNALVMHAFLVHGIPRSNLKRASLLLKAAYNIGGNTVSVDMIQNSILRCQLPRPGQWLQSLFFTKQRFKAGDARKGYALEHPDPRLRFALCSGNHSDPVR
- the LOC107779471 gene encoding uncharacterized protein LOC107779471 isoform X10; translation: MEVKASEYNQSPVRQMEEEKHSEFCKSSFHFDLDTGLEKNYVEQKKRQLPSHDSSKDEINPAHEDLIREIALLELDIMYLEKYLLSMYRKTFSKRLESLSMNDERKFSEVKEQNGKSKENQMTSTSPILPNLSNPIKECDGAQTLVDSTILRCHSSLSHAAFSFRASPSVAALAEAVDSYHSLPLSMLEHAQPSTSNRSLTEYIVTSCSNHYHKSPSQLSEEMIKCISAIYCQLADPPFFGHDLSSSPISVSSSTLESFPQAQADVQGQQCRENSSSDSSSNYPFHIEESKRFSGCFARMVEVQGLCRDSQSLNAAEHALKQFRYLVSKLEEVDPREMRHEEKLAFWINVHNALVMHAFLVHGIPRSNLKRASLLLKAAYNIGGNTVSVDMIQNSILRCQLPRPGQWLQSLFFTKQRFKAGDARKGYALEHPDPRLRFALCSGNHSDPVR